The Gimesia chilikensis nucleotide sequence GCCAGTCGGGTTTGCAGTCGCCCTGGATAGGTCTTGAACGCCTGTTGCAACAAAGGTTCCAGCTGCGTTTCATTTCTTTGAATCACGGCTCGAATCACGCTGTTCTGAAACGAATCCGTTAAGGGAACCGATTCGACCGGGAGTGGGAACAGAGGCTGAAACGCTTCTGTCCCATCCAGTTTGATCAGGGCCTGAGCCAGTTCATCTTTCAGCTGGGGATCCAGACGCTCACGTGAGAGCCAGGCCGCCAGGTTCTCACGCTCGTCGTGCAATTGAAACGCCTTGACCAGCAGAGCTGCTGCCGACAGTCGTTGTAATTGCTGTTGCAGACCTTCGTGAGGTACGGAGACCACAGCAGGCTCAAATCGTCCGACCGCCAGCCAGGCATAAGCCCTCTCTGTGTCCCCATCGACGATTTCCAGAAAACCCTGTTCTCCTGACACATCTTTCAAATCCCAGTTCACTTTTTGTGCCAGATCATTGCGCGGCGCCAAGGCCTTCTTGAGCACACTCCCATCAGCTGATCGACGGAGTTGCACGTGATTCAAACCGTTATGGGGTTGCTTCGGGAAACCGGAATGCCCGGCAATATAAAACTCGAGTTGGTCAGGAATCTTGAAGTCCGTAGAAACCAGTCGGCCGGTAGTACGTTCTCCTGCGGGCAGACTACTGAAAAAAGAAGCTGCTTTGACACCATCTGCAGAATTACGCTGCTGAGTCTTCCAGGGATTTTCGGAGTATTTCTCTGACACAGGTAAATTCATCCATTGCAGCGGCTGATCTTTAACAGATTCCAGCAGTTGGGCTGCCAGCGCGGCTCCCCACTCCTGAAGCGCCTGATCGAACGCCAGTCCTTTCTGCTGATAGCCCTGCAGCACTGCTTTGATAATTTCCACCTGCAGATCGGGCTGACCAGCCAGTTTTGTTCGTGCCAGTTGAATTAGTGCCGACAGTTTCTCGGCCGACAGATAACGGACAATGTGACGAAAATAAGCCGGCAGATCGCCGGATGCCGCCGGTTCATCCTGCAGATAACGAATCAGATACAAGGCCGCCTGTTCGGTCGGAACCGCCAGCGAGAGTTCTGCCAATGTTTCCCTCTGCGAGGGATTCAGTGCTTCCCAGTCCAGCTTCTCCAGCAGGGCCGGTTCGCGGATCTGCAACATCAGCGCGCGGCGCACCACGTATTCCAGATGATTGTCTTCAGTCGGCACCCGGGCTTTGAGTGCAAACAGTGGCGACAGGTTATTCAGATTCGGGTGCAAGCCCAGCCCTTCCGCAGCCGCGCGCTGGACGAAGGCATTCTCATCCTGCAACGCGTGCACCGCCAGCAGGCGCTGCTGCTCTTTCCACGACTGCTTCTCGGCCAGCATCTTTGCGGTATGAATTCGTACCAGGTCATCCTGACTCTGCAGCCCCTGTTGCAGCAGTTCATCAGTCAGAGCACTGCGGCGGAACAGAATCCACATCGCATGCACAACAATCGTCGGTCGTCGGGCATCCACGACAGCCTGTTGCAGCGGCGCAATCACTTCGTCGCCGAACTGATCGGTCAGATAATCGGTAATCAACATCCGTGTCGTCAGGTTGGTTGACCCCAGCTCTGCGATCAGATCGGGAATACTCAACTTCGTATAATCTTTGAGCAGATGCTCCTTGCCGGTGGCGACAACCCGCCAGATCCGTCCCCGGTGGCGATCCCGTCCCGGATGATCCAGCGGTACTTCGTAATGGCCGATGATCTTGTTATAGAAATCAGCGACATAGATGGCACCATCTGGACCAAGTTGAACGTCCACTGGTCGAAACCAGGGATCGGTGGTCGACAGAAAATCGGGGTCTTCCTGCGCGATAATGGTCGAGCCGTGATAGACGGGAGTATTTCGGTTCAACCGGCTCGTCATCACATTACCGCTCAGAAAGTTACCCTGGTATTCCGCAGGAAACTGATCTCCAGAAACGACAGCCAGCCCCGCAATTGCGGTGGAACCATGCAGGTGCTCCATCATCGGTTTGACAAAACCAAGTCCGTCATGCGGCTTCCCGAAGCTCGGATAGTAACCGCCCCTTAAGATCTGGTAAATCGGCTTGGAGTGACAGTCCGCGGTAAACAGGTTTCCCTGCTCATCAAATGTGGAACCAAAAGGGTTCACCTGTCCGTGCGTGAAATGTTCAATGCGGGAACCGTCCAGCCGCATCCGATAGGTATTACCGGACTGCATTTCAATCGTGTGTCCATCGCTGCCGCTGACGCGGGTCTGATTGTTAAATCCGTGATTCGCATACAACCAGCCGTCAAAACCCCGGCGGAAGGAATTGTTCATGCCGTGCGTATCCCGTTCGAAACCCATCGGCCCGAACAGCTTTGTCACCCGGTCCGCTTTACCGTCGCCAACGGTGTCTTCATAAAACGAAATATCCGGAATGCTGAATGCAATCACGCCATTCTTGCAGGGATACAGACCGATGGGAATATTCAGCCCTTCCGCGAACGTCGTTACCTTGTCGTAGCGGCCGTCTCCATTTGTGTCTTCCAGAACTTTGATCGTATCCTTACCCGGTTTCCCATCCTTGGCCGGATACGGATACTCGGAAGAATCGGTTACCCACAATCGGCCGCGGATATCAAACGCCATATTCAGCGGTTTCTGAATCTCCTGTTCCGAGACCACCAGTTGAACTTCGAACCCGGGTGGGACGCTGAAACTCTTCTGTTCCGCCTGTGGCGTCAACGGGTCGGAGGGCCGAATGAATTCGCGGAAGGGATCTTTCTGTTCCTGGGCCATCAGGTCATAAGGCAGCCAGAGACTGAAAGCCCCCAACAGGCACAGCCAGGAAGTGCGGAACGTCTGCATCATTGTTGTATCACCTGCGCTGGATCAATAAAAATACCCGCCTGCTGTCTCATTAAACGAGACAGCCGACGGGTTCAATCCTAAATGATACATAAAGCAGAATCAATCTGTAGCTAATCAAGTTCCTTGATGTAAATATTACGGAACTGCATCAGACTGCTGGCCGGGCTGAAAGTGCCATCTTTAAGTTTCCCACCGTGATGCTGTAGCGCAATCGGTCCTTTTTCGGGCACGTCGGGCAGTTGGGCATTCTCCAGGACCATTTTGTTATTCAGGATCACGGTCAGACGATCCTTGACCATAATGATGATGAACTTGTTCCATTCGCCTACCGGATTGTCTGCGTTCACTTTGGGAGTCACACCGGCCCGGACTTCCGGAGCAACCGACTGATTGCGGCGGTACGAGTAAACTTCTCCCGATCCGATCGGCCAGCACCAGATATTCACCTGGGCCTTGGGAGTTCCCCGCAGATAGATGCCTGAATCAGCATTCGGCAGTTCAACAGTGATGACTTTGCCGTCCGCGTCTTTCAGTTCCGATCCATCTGACAGCACGATCGGAACTTTATACAGACCGGTCGTCTCTTTGATCCGCCATTCCATGCTCAAAATGAAATCGCCATATTCTTTCTCGGTCCAGAGATTCTTATCTCCCTTGGACTCACTCTGTGCGTCATAGTCGATGACACCATCTTCAACTTTCCAGTGCCCATTATCGCCTTCCGGCACTTTCCAGCCACTCAGATCTTTTCCGTTAAACAGCGATGTGTACCCCGGATGCAGTTTGTCTTCAGGTGGAATCTCGACAATCGCACCATCGGTAACCGAACCGGGTTTTACTTCCAACTGCTTTTTCGCCTGCTTCTCGACTTTGTTCTGAGCGGGCAGGCTTCCCTGAGAGAACAGACTCAAAGCAGCGCTTGCACTCAAAATTAATAACGACTTATTGAGCCGGATATTCATGTTTTTCCTTTTCCTGTTGTTGGGCGGGACACAGCAGGCTTCACGCACTGCCGGGATGATTCTCTCCTGCTATCCTATCGCATGCCTGTGCGCCTTCCCACCCAAATTCGTAACTTTGTTTAGAGAAAGGCGGTGTAACTTTGTCGGCTCCGGGCAAAGTCATAGATCAACAGAAATTGATTTCTCTCTGCTGAGCAAGTAACCTGTAGACATCAATGTCTGTGCTTTCTGTTCCCTGGATATCGCCCGAACCTGAAAGAGACTGTTTCATGCGTGCGCTCACACTTCATGATACCTTGAGGCTTTTGCCCGTTCTGGTCTGCGCCCTGCTCTGCAGCTTCCTGCCGAACAAATCTGCAAACGCGGAAGAAACACAGCTCACGCCGCAGGAAACATTCTTCCTCCGCAAAGTCCGCCCTCTGCTCGAACAAAAATGTCTGGGCTGTCACGGAGCGACCCCCGACGACATCAAGGGGGAATACAACATGCTCACTCGCGCGTCGCTGATCAAAGGGGGCGAATCGGGTGAGGCCGCGGTGATCGTCGGCAAACCGGAAGAAAGTCCCTTCTGGAACGCTGTCACCTGGAAAGACGATAACATCCAGATGCCGCCGCAGGAACGGAACCGCCTGAGTGATGCGGAAATCGATGTCATCAAACAATGGATCGCAGACGGTGCCGTCTGGACTGACAAAAGTCTGCCTGCCCCGAGTTCGAGTGATGCCAGTTCTGCCCGGGAAATCGTCATGTCTACTTCCGGCGGTCAGTCTCCCACCTGGACGAATCGCACATACGAACCGGAAGATGTCTGGGCCTATCAACCGATCCAACGACCGGACGTCCCCTGGCAGGCCTTGACGAAAACGCCTGCTTCCCAGCGGCATCCGATTGACGCCTTCATTCAGCGCAAACTCCAGGAAAAGAAGTTAACCTCCTCACCCCCTGCTGACCGCAAAACGCTGCTCCGACGGGCCGCCTATGATCTGACCGGACTCCCTCCTGCACTGGATGAGATTCGCTCTTTCGAACAAGAAAAGTCCCCCACTGCCTGGTCCCAGACTATCAAACGCTTATTAAACAGTCGGCACTACGGCGAACAGATGACCCAGATGTGGATCGATATTGTCCGCTACGCCGACACCAGCGGTTTTGCCAACGACTATGAACGCCCCAATGCCTGGCGTTACCGCGATTACCTGGTACGCAGTTTCAATGCTGACAAGCCTTACAATCGCTTTATCGTCGAACAGCTCGCCGGCGATGAACTCGACCCCACCGATCCTGAAATGCTCATCGCCACCGGTTTTCTGCGGAGCGGCCCCTGGGAACATACCGGCATGAGCGTCGCCGCGGTCACCCGCCAGCTGTTTCTGGATGACATTACACAAAGTGTCGGCGTCAGCTTCCTGGCACACAGCTTCCGCTGTGCCAAATGCCACGATCATAAATTCGACCCTGTCCCCACCCGCGACTACTATCGCATTCAGGCCGTCTTCGCCCCCGTGCAGTTCGCCGACCGCAAAGTCGCCTACCAGCCATTTGAAAATATCTCCGGCTTCGAACATATGAAGGTCCGCACGGAAAAACTGCTCGCCGAGACAAAAGCACAGCAGGAACAGTTCAAGCAAAAGACCGACGCCGCGATCGCAGCCTGGCTGAAAGAGAACGGCTACAAAAACCTGAAGCAGGTTGCCGCCGACAAACGACCGCCCCTTCGCTGGTTTGGATTAACCGAACTCGAAAAAAGCTTGCTCAAAATCAACAACAAACGCATCGACTACTTTGAGCGGGAACTCAAACGCTACGAACCGTACTGCTTCAGCGTCTATAACGGTCCGTCGAATAACTACCGCTCCACCAAAGCGGTTAACCTGATCCCCGGCCCCAAACAGCGAAAAGGCGATGTCGAAGAGATCTTCATTCTCGCCGGAGGTGCCATCACTGCACCTACGGATAAAGTCACTCCCGGCGTACTGAGTGCTATGGCGGGTTCCAATGACCGTCAGACACCCAGCGCCTGGAATACCATTCCCAATACAGCCGATGGACGACGACTCGCGCTGGCCCGCTGGATTGCCAGTTCGAATAACACACTCACTGCCCGTGTCATCGTCAACCGCATCTGGCAGATGCATTTCGGCACCGGTCTGGTCGCTACCCCCAACAACTTCGGCCAAAAGGGCGCTAAGCCCTCTCATCCCGAATTGCTGGACTGGCTGGCGACCTGGTTCATGGATCACGGCTGGTCGATCAAACAGCTGCACCACCTGATTATGACTTCCAACACTTATCAGCAAAGCAGCCGACCTGCAGATGCAGAGCTGGTCGCGCGGCTTGATTCCAGCAACCAATGGCTCTCCCACTTTCCAACACGTCGCCTGACTGCCGAACAGATCCGAGACTCGTTGCTCACAATCACGGGTGAACTGAATCCGGAAATGGGCGGCCCCGGTGTCTTCCCGGAAATTAACTGGGAAGTTGCGCTCCAACCCCGGCACATTATGGGTTCGGTCGCTCCCGCGTATCAGCCCATGCCTGAACCGAAACAGCGCAATCGCCGGACGCTGTACGCCTTCCGCTACCGAACGCTGTCCGATCCGATGCTCGACGTTTTCAATCGACCCGGAAGTGAAATCTCCTGTGAGCGTCGTGACGAAACCACCGTCACTCCCCAGGTCTTTGCTCTGTTTAATGGGCAGTTCACCCACGATCGTGCCATCGCACTGGCTCATGAAATCAGCGAAAAAGATCTGGCACTACCCGAGGCCGTTTCGCAGGTCTTCCAACAGGTGACGCTCCGCACACCGTCTCCAGAAGAACTGCAACTGGCGTTGACGCATGTCAAAGAAATGCAGGACTACCACGCCACCCATCCACCGAAGCCAATTCCGCTCCCCCGGGAAGTCAAGCGGTCGATGATTGAAGAATTGACAGGCGAGTCTTTTACCTGGACCGAAAAACTGGATCTGACCGAAAACTACATTCAAGACCTCAAGCCCTGGGACGTCGACGCCGAAACCCGGGCGCTGGCCGAACTCTGCCTGGTCCTGATGAACTCCAACGAATTCATTTATCTGCGGTAACACAAATATGCACCGATTACAACGACGCGATTTTCTCTATGGCATGGGCGCCAGCCTGGGCACCGTCGCTTTCAATGCGCTTCTGCAGGCCGAACAGAAAACAGAACCGAAACAGCAGAACCTGATCGACGGACCGCCGCTCGCCCCCCGCGATCCGCATCTGAAACCGCGCGCCAAAGCCTGCATCTTTCTGTTCATGGAAGGCGGCCCCAGCCACATCGATACCTTCGATCCCAAGCCGGCCCTGGAAAAGCTGCACCTCAAGGAATTCGTCCGCGAAGACAAACAGGTCTCCGCGATGGCCAGCGGCAAACGCTATTACATTAAAAGTCCGTTTAAGCATCGACAGGCAGGCGAATCGGGTATTTCGCTCAGCGAACATTTTTCGCACCTCTCCGAAGTCGCCGACGACCTCTGCGTCTATCACGGTCTGCAGGCCGAATCGATCAACCACCCGACCGCCTGTTACCACATGAATACCGGCAATCGGTTCGGCGGCGATCCTGCGATCGGTTCCTGGATGACCTACGGGCTTGGTACCGAAAATCAGAACCTGCCTGCGTTCATCGTCCTCCCCGAAGTGGCCTACCCCCAGGGAGGCGCTGCAAACTGGTCCAATGGATTCCTGCCCGCTTACTTCCAGGGAACCGCACTCCGTTCGACCGGTTCACCGATTCTCGACCTGAACCCACCTCCAAACGTCACCCGTGCGACTCAACGTAAAAATCTCGATCTGCTGGCGAAACTGAATCAGCAGGATCAGCAGCGGCATCCGCACGAAGAGGTTCTCGCAGCCCGCATGGAATCGTACGAACTTGCATTCCGGATGCAGACCCAGATTCCCGATATCATCAACCTCGAATCAGAAACCCAACAGACACAAGAGATGTACGGTTTGGGCCAGAAAGAGACCGACAGCTTCGGTCGCCGCTGCCTGTTGGCGCGGAAACTCGTCGAATCGGGAGTGCGTTTCGTACAGATCTACGCTGCCGGTTGGGATTCACATGATTTCCTGGAACGCTCTCACAAAGCCCGCATGCAGGCCGTCGATCAACCCATCGCGGCCCTGCTGAAAGACCTCAAAGCACGCGGGCTGCTGGATGAAACGCTCGTTGTCTGGACTGGGGAATTCGGTCGCTCGCCCGACAACGGCATCCGCAGTGGCAGACAGGCCGCGGGTCGGGATCATAATGCCAAAGGCATGGCCATGTGGATGGCGGGAGGCGGTGTCAAAGCCGGTCATCGCATCGGGGCCACCGACGAAATCGGCGACCATGCCGTTGAAGTCGTCAACCCGATTCGTAATCTGCATGTCACACTCGAACACATCATGGGCCTCGACGACAACCAACTGACCTACTTCCACGAAGGCCGCTTCAAGGTGCTGAGCCAGACCGGGGGCGCTGTGATCAAAGAGCTGCTCGGCTGAGCGATCACATCATTCAACAGCAATCGCTTTCGTCATGCGTTGATGCGGGATCGTTACCGAAATGAACTCATCCCCTTTCGGGATGTAGCCCAGTTTCTCATAAAAGCCAACCGCGTCCCGCCGAGCATCCAGCTCCACAACCTGAAACCCTTGCTGCACCAGACAATCTTCTACCGACCGAATCAATCGCCGACCAATCCCCTGCCCCTGACACTCACCCGACACCGCCATCTGCCTCAGCTTGGCCCGCCCCGAACCAAGAGGCACCGCGAGCACACAAGCGACCAGCCGATCCGATTTAAACATGCCGAAATGCAAATATTCCGCTTCATTGGAGAGATCTTCCTGTAACAGATTCAGCCCGAGAGGGAGCCGTAAAATGGTATTCCTGAGTTCGCAGGCCTGTTTATATTCGTCGGACTGCCAGGATATTTCTCTAAATTGCATGTCTCTGTCTCAGCTGTTCGTAAGTCGCTATGAATCCTGAAGATAGATAACACGATTGTTAAAAATGCTCGAGATCAATGTACCGTTGATGATCAAATTGACAGAAAACCACAAAAAAATCAATTTTCCGCGGCTAATTTTGGCCCCCTCACGCTGTATTCACTAGGGGTTCCCCAAAACTTCTCTCGTCGCGTTCCAGTGAGAGGTACTTTCCATGGCGGTAGTAACCGACCGCACAACTGAATTCATCATGCTGTTCTCCCGGCACAGCCAGAGAATCTACCGGTTCATCAGATCGCTGGTAGATAATCGAACTGATGCCGAAGAGATCTATCAGAATACGTGCACCGTACTCTGGGCCAGATTTGATACGTTCGAAACCGGGTCCAATTTCTGGGCCTGGAGTTGTCAGATCGTTCGATATGAAGTCCTGAATTATCGTCGGCGTCAAAATCTGGAACGACACATATTCTCTGATGAATTCTATAACCGGGTCGCGGAAAGTGCCATGGTCTCCATTGATGAGCTGGATCAGCAGCAGGCAGCGTTATCAGTCTGCTTTGAACTATTGACCGATCGACAGCGAGAGGTGCTGGAGAAAATCTACGAACCCGACGCCAGCCCCATCTCGGTGGCCCGGGA carries:
- a CDS encoding DUF1501 domain-containing protein gives rise to the protein MHRLQRRDFLYGMGASLGTVAFNALLQAEQKTEPKQQNLIDGPPLAPRDPHLKPRAKACIFLFMEGGPSHIDTFDPKPALEKLHLKEFVREDKQVSAMASGKRYYIKSPFKHRQAGESGISLSEHFSHLSEVADDLCVYHGLQAESINHPTACYHMNTGNRFGGDPAIGSWMTYGLGTENQNLPAFIVLPEVAYPQGGAANWSNGFLPAYFQGTALRSTGSPILDLNPPPNVTRATQRKNLDLLAKLNQQDQQRHPHEEVLAARMESYELAFRMQTQIPDIINLESETQQTQEMYGLGQKETDSFGRRCLLARKLVESGVRFVQIYAAGWDSHDFLERSHKARMQAVDQPIAALLKDLKARGLLDETLVVWTGEFGRSPDNGIRSGRQAAGRDHNAKGMAMWMAGGGVKAGHRIGATDEIGDHAVEVVNPIRNLHVTLEHIMGLDDNQLTYFHEGRFKVLSQTGGAVIKELLG
- a CDS encoding 3-keto-disaccharide hydrolase → MNIRLNKSLLILSASAALSLFSQGSLPAQNKVEKQAKKQLEVKPGSVTDGAIVEIPPEDKLHPGYTSLFNGKDLSGWKVPEGDNGHWKVEDGVIDYDAQSESKGDKNLWTEKEYGDFILSMEWRIKETTGLYKVPIVLSDGSELKDADGKVITVELPNADSGIYLRGTPKAQVNIWCWPIGSGEVYSYRRNQSVAPEVRAGVTPKVNADNPVGEWNKFIIIMVKDRLTVILNNKMVLENAQLPDVPEKGPIALQHHGGKLKDGTFSPASSLMQFRNIYIKELD
- a CDS encoding PVC-type heme-binding CxxCH protein, with the translated sequence MMQTFRTSWLCLLGAFSLWLPYDLMAQEQKDPFREFIRPSDPLTPQAEQKSFSVPPGFEVQLVVSEQEIQKPLNMAFDIRGRLWVTDSSEYPYPAKDGKPGKDTIKVLEDTNGDGRYDKVTTFAEGLNIPIGLYPCKNGVIAFSIPDISFYEDTVGDGKADRVTKLFGPMGFERDTHGMNNSFRRGFDGWLYANHGFNNQTRVSGSDGHTIEMQSGNTYRMRLDGSRIEHFTHGQVNPFGSTFDEQGNLFTADCHSKPIYQILRGGYYPSFGKPHDGLGFVKPMMEHLHGSTAIAGLAVVSGDQFPAEYQGNFLSGNVMTSRLNRNTPVYHGSTIIAQEDPDFLSTTDPWFRPVDVQLGPDGAIYVADFYNKIIGHYEVPLDHPGRDRHRGRIWRVVATGKEHLLKDYTKLSIPDLIAELGSTNLTTRMLITDYLTDQFGDEVIAPLQQAVVDARRPTIVVHAMWILFRRSALTDELLQQGLQSQDDLVRIHTAKMLAEKQSWKEQQRLLAVHALQDENAFVQRAAAEGLGLHPNLNNLSPLFALKARVPTEDNHLEYVVRRALMLQIREPALLEKLDWEALNPSQRETLAELSLAVPTEQAALYLIRYLQDEPAASGDLPAYFRHIVRYLSAEKLSALIQLARTKLAGQPDLQVEIIKAVLQGYQQKGLAFDQALQEWGAALAAQLLESVKDQPLQWMNLPVSEKYSENPWKTQQRNSADGVKAASFFSSLPAGERTTGRLVSTDFKIPDQLEFYIAGHSGFPKQPHNGLNHVQLRRSADGSVLKKALAPRNDLAQKVNWDLKDVSGEQGFLEIVDGDTERAYAWLAVGRFEPAVVSVPHEGLQQQLQRLSAAALLVKAFQLHDERENLAAWLSRERLDPQLKDELAQALIKLDGTEAFQPLFPLPVESVPLTDSFQNSVIRAVIQRNETQLEPLLQQAFKTYPGRLQTRLAEALCQQAGGSEQLLTLAEKGIAAPRLLSSPTIRNQIEQSSSPGLKQRLEKLINGLPPRGKETQQQITKHFQSHGSFELSLENGKAVFEKNCAVCHQLNGKGALVGPQLDGIGNRGLERLLEDVLDPNRAVDLNFRTSTVITDAGRVFTGLKRREEGAVIVFVDNQGKEFQIAKDEIEEQKQSPLSLMPANLLEILTPQQLHDLLGYLLQSTKKATAHR
- a CDS encoding PSD1 and planctomycete cytochrome C domain-containing protein, which produces MRALTLHDTLRLLPVLVCALLCSFLPNKSANAEETQLTPQETFFLRKVRPLLEQKCLGCHGATPDDIKGEYNMLTRASLIKGGESGEAAVIVGKPEESPFWNAVTWKDDNIQMPPQERNRLSDAEIDVIKQWIADGAVWTDKSLPAPSSSDASSAREIVMSTSGGQSPTWTNRTYEPEDVWAYQPIQRPDVPWQALTKTPASQRHPIDAFIQRKLQEKKLTSSPPADRKTLLRRAAYDLTGLPPALDEIRSFEQEKSPTAWSQTIKRLLNSRHYGEQMTQMWIDIVRYADTSGFANDYERPNAWRYRDYLVRSFNADKPYNRFIVEQLAGDELDPTDPEMLIATGFLRSGPWEHTGMSVAAVTRQLFLDDITQSVGVSFLAHSFRCAKCHDHKFDPVPTRDYYRIQAVFAPVQFADRKVAYQPFENISGFEHMKVRTEKLLAETKAQQEQFKQKTDAAIAAWLKENGYKNLKQVAADKRPPLRWFGLTELEKSLLKINNKRIDYFERELKRYEPYCFSVYNGPSNNYRSTKAVNLIPGPKQRKGDVEEIFILAGGAITAPTDKVTPGVLSAMAGSNDRQTPSAWNTIPNTADGRRLALARWIASSNNTLTARVIVNRIWQMHFGTGLVATPNNFGQKGAKPSHPELLDWLATWFMDHGWSIKQLHHLIMTSNTYQQSSRPADAELVARLDSSNQWLSHFPTRRLTAEQIRDSLLTITGELNPEMGGPGVFPEINWEVALQPRHIMGSVAPAYQPMPEPKQRNRRTLYAFRYRTLSDPMLDVFNRPGSEISCERRDETTVTPQVFALFNGQFTHDRAIALAHEISEKDLALPEAVSQVFQQVTLRTPSPEELQLALTHVKEMQDYHATHPPKPIPLPREVKRSMIEELTGESFTWTEKLDLTENYIQDLKPWDVDAETRALAELCLVLMNSNEFIYLR
- a CDS encoding GNAT family N-acetyltransferase — protein: MQFREISWQSDEYKQACELRNTILRLPLGLNLLQEDLSNEAEYLHFGMFKSDRLVACVLAVPLGSGRAKLRQMAVSGECQGQGIGRRLIRSVEDCLVQQGFQVVELDARRDAVGFYEKLGYIPKGDEFISVTIPHQRMTKAIAVE
- a CDS encoding sigma-70 family RNA polymerase sigma factor, with protein sequence MAVVTDRTTEFIMLFSRHSQRIYRFIRSLVDNRTDAEEIYQNTCTVLWARFDTFETGSNFWAWSCQIVRYEVLNYRRRQNLERHIFSDEFYNRVAESAMVSIDELDQQQAALSVCFELLTDRQREVLEKIYEPDASPISVARELKRTPNAIYKIMRRAHELLLSCIQRRLNSGDLF